The Caulifigura coniformis genome includes a region encoding these proteins:
- a CDS encoding 5-formyltetrahydrofolate cyclo-ligase, with translation MSSVAELKKTIREQSHANRNALAEKDELSKLILARVMALPEYNAAQTVMFYIDVRSEVRTRQALPIALESGKRIIVPYCVDGELELFHLESMDELELGMYRILEPKAELRTVAEKKVDVKDLDLILVPGVAFDKRGGRTGHGKGYYDKLLEHCRANTPLVALAFECQMFPEIPMDGHDIFMDKVVTEETVYEGKGRS, from the coding sequence ATGTCGTCCGTCGCTGAACTGAAGAAAACCATTCGCGAGCAATCCCACGCGAATCGCAATGCCCTGGCCGAGAAAGATGAGCTCAGCAAGCTGATTCTCGCCCGCGTGATGGCGCTGCCCGAATACAACGCCGCACAGACGGTGATGTTTTACATCGACGTGCGTTCGGAAGTCCGCACCCGTCAGGCGCTGCCGATCGCCCTTGAAAGCGGCAAGCGGATCATCGTCCCGTATTGCGTCGACGGCGAGCTCGAACTGTTTCACCTGGAGTCGATGGACGAGCTCGAACTCGGCATGTACCGCATCCTCGAGCCGAAGGCCGAGCTGCGGACGGTCGCCGAGAAGAAGGTCGATGTCAAGGATCTCGACCTGATCCTTGTTCCGGGGGTGGCCTTCGATAAACGCGGCGGCCGGACGGGACACGGCAAGGGTTACTACGACAAGCTCCTGGAGCACTGCCGCGCAAACACGCCGCTCGTCGCCCTGGCATTCGAGTGCCAGATGTTCCCGGAGATTCCGATGGACGGCCACGACATCTTCATGGACAAGGTCGTCACCGAAGAGACCGTTTACGAAGGCAAGGGCCGCTCGTAA
- a CDS encoding nucleoside hydrolase — translation MPVKLIIDSDPGIGDAVAVALAVLDPEIELLAITGVAGRVSGDQATRNLHGVLSVLDPSRWPRIGCGEGPAFFWPPEPGSIEPVLLHGPQGVGELDVPNTGLHQKHDSCKVMCEIVRAHPQEVTILTLGPLTNLERAAELWPEFWESVHDVVCLGGALNGPGDVTAAAEFNIFADPEAAHAFLRSAVTKTLIPLEVARHLQLSFEQYTRLNNDKYSRVGQLLERTLPFALRSHRQHLGKEVLWMPEIAALASISQSRSFERETMAVDVELQGQLTRGMTIADRRPTSQWRRNTDVATRYDVRSVLDWMTRLLARG, via the coding sequence GTGCCGGTCAAACTGATTATTGATTCCGATCCGGGAATCGGCGACGCCGTCGCCGTCGCCCTGGCGGTGCTCGATCCGGAAATCGAGCTTCTGGCGATCACAGGGGTCGCAGGTCGCGTCAGCGGCGACCAGGCGACCCGCAACCTGCATGGTGTTCTTTCCGTGCTCGATCCGTCGCGCTGGCCGCGCATCGGGTGTGGAGAAGGACCGGCATTCTTCTGGCCTCCCGAGCCGGGCTCGATCGAGCCCGTGCTCCTGCATGGGCCGCAGGGAGTGGGGGAACTCGACGTCCCGAACACCGGACTGCACCAGAAACACGACTCCTGCAAGGTGATGTGCGAGATCGTCCGCGCTCACCCGCAGGAGGTGACGATCCTCACGCTCGGACCGCTGACCAACCTCGAGCGCGCGGCCGAACTGTGGCCCGAGTTCTGGGAAAGCGTTCACGATGTCGTCTGCCTCGGCGGAGCGCTCAATGGACCGGGCGATGTCACGGCGGCTGCCGAGTTCAACATCTTCGCCGACCCGGAAGCCGCCCACGCGTTCCTGAGATCGGCCGTCACCAAGACGCTGATCCCGCTCGAGGTTGCCAGGCATCTGCAGCTCAGCTTCGAACAATACACGCGGCTGAATAACGACAAGTATTCGCGCGTCGGGCAGCTCCTCGAGAGAACTCTTCCCTTTGCACTGCGGTCGCATCGACAGCATCTCGGCAAAGAGGTGTTGTGGATGCCGGAAATTGCGGCGCTGGCCTCGATTTCCCAGTCGCGGTCGTTTGAACGCGAGACGATGGCGGTCGACGTTGAGCTGCAGGGGCAGCTCACCAGAGGAATGACGATCGCAGATCGGCGACCGACATCACAATGGCGGCGCAATACCGATGTCGCCACCAGGTATGACGTCCGCAGCGTGCTCGACTGGATGACGCGGCTGCTGGCGCGAGGGTGA